One part of the Aspergillus luchuensis IFO 4308 DNA, chromosome 5, nearly complete sequence genome encodes these proteins:
- a CDS encoding putative C6 finger domain protein (COG:S;~EggNog:ENOG410PNEC;~InterPro:IPR036864,IPR001138;~PFAM:PF00172;~TransMembrane:1 (o644-662i);~go_function: GO:0000981 - DNA-binding transcription factor activity, RNA polymerase II-specific [Evidence IEA];~go_function: GO:0008270 - zinc ion binding [Evidence IEA];~go_process: GO:0006355 - regulation of transcription, DNA-templated [Evidence IEA]), with product MSKRPHQGSPPRPASQSPDLVDHTPQGLSPGDSEQQHHASGPSKKPRNFIATVACENCRLKKTRCDESRPKCGLCKSLNLECVYNERKTSKRDHSLSLIMSTLHRLETKLENVPTTLSKEIQSLRGQMPRSLDGTETIGSLAHHSRSTSSLGRLERLTSQALTPEAMRLNEVEHDDQHLHPNPTEANGLVSISFSQHGVISWAGAQELLPQRLLEAHEKLGKNYVIDIEMKRPQLPMYICPFPAQAGDNWLNALPLAMVKGLSDAYFTTFNLFTPIIDKNYYYAFTLGAAIESNFGYNIESCVVLNIMALGCIAVHAYQEGDFPLLGTRSGRFEPPDWMGVVYENPPGLRFFNTARQRIGFLMCDNNLQSCQFYLLSFIYYSQILRPMDSWAMIHRAATCCLSMLTNHDVHFDEWEGDMKSRVYWNCLMNETILVQELHVPPSGLSRLEEYVPIPKFITFESVGFPASRSLSLEEIDDSFFQYHFLAQVAHRIILTRIRHSLYFHSDSGTFPHPAVNAELRHQLEQWRINLPAALQFPDHTTSALATNPSTPIPPSPASQQHLPFTPSHRHALSPAIAVSEAMLRGRYMIANFHIGRPYLYKALHTPGSLTDKDLEQIHSGLLNAMNWPVVGGIFQRMKSCIPIKFAFCSQFFGQILLFYCISHSSDRRLQETLPAGWEQWNQEMMQFLEDCAQASPAVAKDLELLRLL from the exons ATGAGCAAGCGTCCTCATCAAGGGTCCCCACCACGCCCTGCCTCCCAGTCCCCCGATCTGGTGGATCACACACCCCAGGGTCTCTCGCCGGGGGATtcagagcagcagcatcatgcaTCCGGGCCTAGCAAAAAGCCCCGAAACTTTATAGCCACAGTG GCATGTGAGAATTGCAGGCTTAAGAAGACGCGATGTGATGAATCGCGACCGAAGTGCGGCTTGTGTAAGTCGCTGAACCTCGAGTGTGTCTACAATGAGCGCAAGACCTCCAA ACGAGATCATTCTCTCAGCTTGATAATGAGCACGTTGCATCGACTGGAAACCAAGTTGGAGAATGTTCCCACGACCCTTTCTAAGGAAATCCAATCCCTTCGGGGTCAGATGCCCCGTAGTTTGGATGGCACGGAGACGATAGGCTCGCTCGCGCATCATTCTCGCAGCACGAGCAGCTTGGGTAGGTTGGAACGCTTGACCTCTCAGGCTCTCACGCCAGAGGCAATGAGACTGAACGAAGTGGAGCATGACGACCAACACCTGCATCCCAATCCGACGGAGGCAAACGGATTAGTCTCGATTTCATTCAGCCAGCATGGAGTGATCTCCTGGGCAGGTGCTCAGGAGCTTCTTCCACAACGGTTACTTGAAGCACATGAGAAATTGGGCAAAAATTATGTGATTGACATTGAAATGAAGCGCCCTCAATTGCCCATGTACATCTGCCCTTTCCCAGCGCAGGCCGGGGACAACTGGCTGAACGCACTTCCGTTGGCCATGGTCAAAGGCCTTTCGGACGCATACTTCACCACTTTTAACCTATTCACGCCTATAATCGACAAGAACTATTATTATGCTTTCACCCTGGGCGCGGCTATTGAGAGCAACTTTGGCTACAACATCGAGAGTTGTGTGGTTCTCAATATCATGGCGCTAGGCTGCATCGCTGTTCACGCCTATCAGGAAGGGGATTTTCCATTACTAGGGACACGCAGTGGTCGTTTTGAGCCTCCCGactggatgggggtggtctACGAGAATCCCCCGGGAttgcgcttcttcaacactGCTCGCCAGCGCATTGGATTTCTGATGTGTGACAACAATCTCCAAAGCTGCCAGTTTTATCTCTTATCATT CATCTACTACAGTCAAATCCTTCGCCCCATGGATTCGTGGGCCATGATCCATCGAGCGGCCACTTGCTGTCTGTCCATGCTCACCAA TCATGATGTACATTTCGATGAGTGGGAAGGCGATATGAAGTCTCGAGTATATTGGAACTGCCTAATGAATGAAACCATTCTGGTCCAAGAACTGCACGTCCCGCCCAGCGGTCTCTCCCGACTCGAAGAATACGTCCCAATTCCCAAATTCATCACCTTCGAAAGCGTGGGCTTTCCAGCCTCTCGCTCACTCTCATTGGAAGAGATAGACGATTCGTTTTTCCAATACCATTTCCTCGCGCAGGTCGCCCATCGAATCATCCTAACCCGCATCCGACACTCGCTCTACTTCCATT CCGACTCCGGCACATTCCCCCACCCAGCAGTCAACGCCGAACTCCGTCACCAACTAGAACAATGGCGTATCAACCTCCCCGCCGCCCTCCAATTTCCCGACCACACCACCTCTGCCCTGGCCACGAATCCAAGCACCCCGATCCCACCGTCTCCAGCCTCCCAGCAACACCTTCCCTTCACCCCGTCCCACCGCCACGCCCTATCCCCCGCGATCGCCGTCTCCGAAGCCATGCTTCGTGGCCGGTATATGATCGCCAACTTCCACATCGGCCGTCCATACCTCTACAAGGCGCTCCACACGCCCGGCTCCCTAACCGACAAAGATCTCGAGCAGATTCACAGTGGTTTGCTCAATGCAATGAATTGGCCTGTCGTGGGCGGCATCTTCCAGCGCATGAAGAGTTGTATCCCGATTAAATTCGCTTTTTGTTCTCA ATTCTTCGGtcaaatcctcctcttctactGTATATCTCACTCCTCGGACCGGCGGTTACAGGAGACTTTGCCGGCGGGATGGGAGCAATGGAATCAGGAGATGATGCAGTTTTTGGAGGATTGTGCGCAGGCCAGTCCAGCCGTGGCGAAGGATTTGGAGTTGTTGCGGTTACTGTAA
- the CRC1 gene encoding carnitine:acyl carnitine antiporter (COG:C;~EggNog:ENOG410PI0H;~InterPro:IPR018108,IPR023395;~PFAM:PF00153;~TransMembrane:2 (i84-107o127-150i);~antiSMASH:Cluster_5.8) codes for MTASPSAAESIPEEVRVPEPKPVNQTIAQIRSLAAGAAGGVCAVVVGHPFDLVKVRLQTAEKGVYSGAIDVVKRTVAREGLARGLYAGVSAPLVGVTPMFAVSFWGYDVGKTLVGKMSEVRVENNTPQYTIGQISAAGFFSAIPMTLITAPFERVKVLLQIQGQNPPPPGQKPKYSGGLDVVRQLYQEGGIRSVFRGSAMTLARDGPGSAAYFAAYEYIKRTLTPKDAEGNVTGQLSMPAVLAAGGAAGVAMWIPVFPVDTIKSRLQSAPGRPTIGGTIRTVYANGGFKAFFPGFGPALARAVPANAATFAGVELAHQFMTKLFD; via the exons ATGACCGCTTCTCCGTCCGCCGCTGAATCAATTCCAGAGGAAGTCAGAGTTCCGGAGCCCAAGCCCGTTAATCAGACCATTGCTCAGATCCGCTCGCTTGCTGCCGGTGCTGCCGGTGGTGTGTGCGCCGTTGTTGTTGGACATCCTTTCGATCTGGTGAAGGTGCGCCTTCAGACGGCAGAGAAGGGCGTTTACTCTGGTGCTATCGATGTCGTGAAGAGGACTGTGGCCCGGGAGGGTCTCGCTCGA GGACTTTATGCAGGTGTCTCTGCTCCCCTGGTGGGAGTCACGCCAATGT TCGCTGTCAGTTTCTGG GGTTATGATGTGGGTAAAACGCTCGTCGGCAAAATGTCCGAAGTTCGTGTAGAGAACAACACCCCTCAATACACCATTGGCCAAATTTCCGCTGCGGGTTTCTTCTCTGCCATTCCCATGACCTTGATCACGGCACCCTTCGAGCGCGTCAAGGTGCTCCTTCAGATCCAGGGTCAGAACCCCCCGCCTCCCGGTCAGAAGCCCAAGTACTCTGGCGGTCTGGATGTGGTCCGGCAGCTATACCAGGAGGGTGGTATTCGCAGTGTGTTCCGCGGTAGTGCAATGACCCTCGCTCGTGACGGCCCTGGTTCTGCTGCGTACTTCGCCGCCTACGAGTACATCAAGCGCACTTTGACTCCCAAGGATGCGGAAGGAAATGTCACTGGCCAGTTATCCATGCCAGCCGTCCTGGCTgccggtggtgctgctggtgttgcCATGTGGATCCCTGTCTTCCCTGTCGATACCATCAAGTCTCGACTGCAGAGCGCGCCTGGTCGTCCCACAATCGGCGGTACGATTCGCACCGTCTATGCCAACGGTGGCTTCAAGGCTTTCTTCCCTGGATTTGGACCTGCTTTGGCAAGAGCCGTTCCTGCCAATGCTGCTACTTT TGCGGGTGTTGAGCTGGCTCATCAGTTCATGACAAAGCTTTTCGACTAG